Proteins from a genomic interval of Salinarchaeum sp. Harcht-Bsk1:
- a CDS encoding prolyl oligopeptidase family serine peptidase: MSKQSESENVLESLASLPSFHHPTASPDGERVAVYYDDTGRNELHLIDVGSGERTVVTDGEVPRNARWPMEWGPDGETIYYHQDEGGNEQNDVWRIDRDGKKAEPVVELDSQVSLEAVADDGTVYVGSTAGGQMNLYRQLPAARDDGEREIEQLTEYERAVWGGEVSPDGDRIAYATNESDVYDNLDVYVANPDGSEPRNLEIGEVGSESAPTEWDEAGEQLLLSDNVADMSRAGVYDFDAEEVTWYGDAEYEEVPVGFTDDESGILVVRTRRAAKVPVVYDLESGEGRELDVPEGVTVPAGGGAGASAGSPLLSEDRLLLTHTTPARRPELLAYDLDADETEVLLEAAYGPFDPEDFADAEYFRFESDGIPETSQAAVEHDPYDELEIEALFYDSGERPSPLIVNPHGGPRHADSRSFDLYTQFLAQQGYSVLKINYRGSTGRGKAFVEELYEDWGGAEQGDVATAAEVALDRYDFLDDDRVVVFGGSYGGYSAYWQLVQYPDLYDAGIAWIGLTDLNAMFEETMPHFRTELMEKNLGTPEQNPDLYRERSPIEYADNLAAPTLMVHGVNDRRVPVSQARLFRDRLEELGYEADEDFEYVELGEEGHASSDIDQKIRLFETLADFLERRS, encoded by the coding sequence ATGTCGAAGCAATCCGAATCGGAGAACGTCCTCGAATCCCTTGCGAGCCTTCCATCGTTCCACCACCCGACGGCGTCGCCAGACGGCGAGAGGGTGGCGGTCTACTACGACGACACCGGGCGCAACGAGCTCCACCTGATCGACGTCGGCAGCGGCGAGCGGACCGTCGTGACCGACGGCGAGGTTCCCCGGAACGCCCGGTGGCCGATGGAGTGGGGCCCCGACGGCGAGACGATCTACTACCACCAGGACGAGGGCGGGAACGAACAGAACGACGTCTGGCGGATCGATCGAGATGGCAAGAAGGCCGAGCCCGTCGTCGAACTCGACAGTCAGGTCTCCCTGGAGGCCGTCGCCGACGACGGCACGGTCTACGTCGGCTCGACGGCCGGCGGCCAGATGAACCTCTACCGACAGCTGCCCGCCGCCCGGGACGACGGCGAGCGCGAGATCGAGCAGCTCACCGAGTACGAGCGCGCCGTCTGGGGCGGCGAAGTCTCACCCGACGGCGACCGGATCGCCTACGCGACCAACGAGTCCGACGTGTACGACAACCTCGACGTCTACGTCGCGAACCCCGACGGCTCCGAGCCCCGGAACCTCGAGATCGGCGAGGTCGGCTCCGAGTCCGCTCCCACGGAGTGGGACGAGGCCGGCGAGCAGCTGCTCCTCTCCGACAACGTCGCGGACATGAGCCGCGCCGGCGTCTACGACTTCGACGCCGAGGAAGTCACCTGGTACGGGGACGCCGAGTACGAGGAGGTGCCTGTCGGTTTCACCGACGACGAGTCGGGGATCCTCGTCGTGCGGACCCGCCGCGCCGCGAAGGTCCCGGTCGTCTACGATCTGGAGTCTGGCGAGGGCCGCGAACTCGACGTGCCCGAGGGCGTGACCGTTCCGGCGGGCGGCGGCGCGGGCGCCTCTGCGGGTTCCCCACTGCTCTCCGAGGATCGACTATTGCTCACGCACACCACCCCTGCGCGCCGCCCCGAACTGCTCGCCTACGACCTCGACGCCGACGAGACCGAGGTGCTCCTCGAAGCGGCGTACGGTCCGTTCGATCCCGAGGACTTCGCCGACGCGGAGTACTTCCGATTCGAGTCCGACGGGATCCCCGAGACCAGCCAGGCCGCCGTCGAGCACGACCCCTACGACGAACTCGAGATCGAGGCGCTGTTCTACGACTCCGGCGAGCGTCCCTCTCCGCTCATCGTCAACCCCCACGGCGGCCCGCGCCACGCCGACTCCCGGAGCTTCGACCTCTACACGCAGTTCCTCGCCCAGCAGGGCTACAGCGTCCTCAAGATCAACTACCGCGGCTCGACCGGCCGCGGGAAGGCGTTCGTCGAGGAACTTTACGAGGACTGGGGCGGCGCAGAGCAGGGCGACGTGGCGACGGCTGCCGAGGTCGCGCTCGATCGCTACGACTTCCTCGACGACGACCGGGTCGTCGTCTTCGGCGGCTCCTACGGCGGCTACTCCGCCTACTGGCAACTCGTCCAGTACCCCGACCTCTACGACGCCGGCATCGCCTGGATCGGCCTCACCGACCTGAACGCGATGTTCGAGGAGACGATGCCCCACTTCCGCACCGAGTTGATGGAGAAGAACCTCGGCACGCCCGAGCAGAACCCCGACCTCTACCGCGAGCGCTCGCCCATCGAGTACGCCGACAACCTCGCCGCGCCGACCCTGATGGTCCACGGCGTGAACGACCGGCGGGTGCCAGTGTCGCAGGCGCGGCTGTTCCGTGACCGACTGGAGGAACTGGGCTACGAGGCGGACGAGGACTTCGAGTACGTCGAACTCGGCGAGGAGGGCCACGCGTCCTCGGACATCGACCAGAAGATCCGGCTGTTCGAGACGCTCGCCGACTTTCTGGAACGGCGGTCGTAG
- a CDS encoding DUF5684 domain-containing protein, which produces MVYLAFIAIVIGGTWKTFTKAGEPGWAAIIPIYNVYVMLKIGGNEWWWLLVMLVPLVNIYAAYVMFKGVAEAFGNGLGFTLGLWFLGFIFWPLLGFGDYQYQGTPA; this is translated from the coding sequence GTGGTATACCTCGCGTTCATCGCCATCGTCATCGGGGGAACGTGGAAAACGTTCACGAAGGCAGGTGAGCCAGGATGGGCGGCGATCATCCCCATCTACAACGTCTACGTCATGCTGAAAATCGGGGGGAACGAGTGGTGGTGGCTCCTGGTCATGTTGGTTCCGCTCGTCAACATCTACGCGGCTTACGTCATGTTCAAGGGCGTCGCAGAGGCCTTCGGGAACGGTCTTGGCTTCACGCTCGGGCTGTGGTTCCTGGGCTTCATCTTCTGGCCGTTGCTGGGCTTCGGCGACTACCAGTACCAGGGTACGCCTGCGTAA
- a CDS encoding acetyl-CoA carboxylase biotin carboxylase subunit — MFRKVLVANRGEIAVRVMRACEELNVSTVAIYSEADKDGGHVRYADEAYNVGPATASESYLDHDAVIEAARKADADAIHPGYGFLAENAAFARKVEETDGITWVGPSGDSMESLGEKTKARTIMADADVPIVPGTKDPVTEVEEVTAFGEEHGYPIAIKAEGGGGGMGMQIVESAEEAEEQLKTAKREGEAYFDNDSVYLERYLENPRHVEVQILADEHGNVRHLGERDCSLQRRHQKVIEEGPSPALSDELREKIGESARRGVDAADYTNAGTVEFLVEEDTERDPDDLLGPDTNFYFLEVNTRIQVEHTVTEELTDIDIVKWQLKVADGQEITFEQDDVELEGHAMEFRINAENAANQFQPVGGGHLETYDPPGGIGVRMDDALRQGDDLPGDYDSMIAKLIVHGSDRDECIARSLRALREYEIEGITTIIPFHRLMMADEAFIDGKHTTKYLDEELDHARIEEAQAQWGPEDGAGDAGDDEETVTREFTVEVNGKRFEVDLEEKGAPPITADSAGSGGAQRPDHVGGDSGGGGAVGEGESIAAEMQGTILEVNVAEGDEVASGDVVCVLEAMKMENDVVADQGGTVSEVRVGEGDSVDMGDVLIVLE; from the coding sequence ATGTTCCGGAAGGTGCTGGTCGCGAACCGCGGCGAGATCGCGGTTCGGGTCATGCGTGCCTGCGAGGAGCTCAACGTCTCTACGGTGGCGATCTACAGCGAGGCCGACAAGGACGGCGGTCACGTCCGGTACGCCGACGAGGCCTACAACGTCGGCCCGGCGACGGCCAGCGAGTCCTACCTCGATCACGACGCGGTGATCGAGGCGGCGCGAAAGGCCGACGCCGACGCCATCCACCCCGGCTACGGCTTCCTCGCGGAGAACGCCGCGTTCGCCAGGAAGGTCGAGGAGACCGACGGGATCACCTGGGTCGGGCCCAGCGGCGACTCGATGGAGTCTCTCGGGGAGAAGACGAAAGCGCGGACGATCATGGCCGACGCCGACGTGCCGATCGTCCCGGGGACGAAAGACCCCGTCACCGAGGTCGAGGAAGTGACGGCGTTCGGCGAGGAGCACGGTTACCCCATCGCGATCAAGGCCGAGGGTGGTGGCGGCGGGATGGGCATGCAGATCGTCGAGTCGGCGGAGGAAGCCGAGGAACAGCTCAAGACCGCCAAGCGCGAGGGCGAGGCGTACTTCGACAACGACTCGGTCTACCTCGAACGCTACCTCGAGAACCCCCGCCACGTCGAGGTCCAGATCCTCGCCGACGAGCACGGCAACGTCCGCCACCTCGGCGAGCGGGACTGCTCGCTCCAGCGTCGCCACCAGAAGGTCATCGAGGAGGGACCGTCCCCGGCGCTCTCGGACGAACTGCGGGAGAAGATCGGGGAGTCGGCCCGACGGGGCGTCGACGCCGCGGACTACACCAACGCCGGCACGGTCGAGTTCCTCGTCGAAGAGGACACCGAACGCGACCCCGACGATCTGCTCGGTCCCGACACGAACTTCTACTTCCTCGAGGTCAACACGCGGATCCAGGTCGAGCACACCGTCACGGAGGAGCTCACCGACATCGACATCGTGAAGTGGCAGCTCAAGGTCGCCGACGGCCAGGAGATCACCTTCGAGCAGGACGACGTCGAACTCGAGGGCCACGCCATGGAGTTCCGGATCAACGCCGAGAACGCCGCCAACCAGTTCCAGCCCGTCGGTGGCGGCCACCTCGAGACCTACGACCCGCCGGGCGGCATCGGCGTCCGGATGGACGACGCGCTCCGGCAGGGCGACGACCTCCCCGGCGACTACGACTCGATGATTGCGAAGCTGATCGTCCACGGCTCCGACCGGGACGAGTGTATCGCCCGCTCGCTCCGCGCGCTCCGCGAGTACGAGATCGAGGGCATCACCACCATCATTCCCTTCCACCGCCTGATGATGGCCGACGAGGCGTTCATCGACGGCAAACACACCACGAAGTACCTCGACGAGGAACTCGACCACGCCCGCATCGAGGAGGCACAGGCCCAGTGGGGGCCCGAGGACGGGGCCGGTGACGCCGGCGACGACGAGGAGACCGTCACCCGTGAGTTCACCGTCGAGGTCAACGGCAAGCGCTTCGAGGTCGACCTAGAGGAGAAGGGCGCGCCGCCGATCACCGCCGACTCCGCCGGCTCCGGCGGTGCCCAGCGTCCCGACCACGTCGGCGGCGATAGCGGCGGAGGCGGCGCCGTCGGCGAGGGCGAGTCCATCGCCGCGGAGATGCAGGGGACGATCCTCGAAGTGAACGTCGCCGAGGGCGACGAGGTCGCCTCCGGCGACGTGGTCTGCGTGCTGGAGGCGATGAAGATGGAGAACGACGTCGTCGCCGATCAGGGCGGGACGGTGAGCGAGGTGCGGGTCGGCGAAGGCGACTCCGTCGACATGGGCGACGTCCTCATCGTGCTGGAATAA
- a CDS encoding DUF373 family protein: MTTLVVCLDRTDDVGATTGIQTPVAGWEAVQALVTDVGLADPEDASVNSILEALRITRELRDDGENAVVAVVSGTPDSMVTADRTVAGQLDDLVAEYDPDSAIVVTDSAEDERLVPIVESRVPVDSVDRVVVRQARDLESTYYLMKQFLADEELRQTTLVPLGTALLVFPALAVFAGPAVAAATIATVIGLFLLYKGLGVDELLARAARQAQNALYSGQVSVVTYVVAAGLTLVGVFAGALGISAQPETEGVLLPVMRFAYDAVPWLAMAALTASTGRLLDEVLRDDGIRTSYLNLPFVALAVALVVRGFSAYFLEEAGTLGPLEIPRLELGVLTVEPFVLEAGQRLALYVVSGVVVSLIGVRIAAYLGGGDFPGVDLEAAPDGGDGTADRDGDAESETG; encoded by the coding sequence GTGACCACCCTCGTGGTCTGTCTCGATCGCACGGACGACGTCGGCGCCACCACCGGCATCCAGACGCCCGTCGCGGGCTGGGAGGCCGTCCAGGCGCTGGTGACAGACGTCGGACTCGCCGACCCCGAGGACGCGAGCGTGAACTCGATCCTGGAGGCACTGCGGATCACCCGCGAACTGCGGGACGACGGCGAGAACGCCGTGGTCGCCGTCGTCTCGGGAACGCCCGATTCGATGGTGACTGCGGACCGGACCGTCGCTGGCCAGCTCGACGACCTCGTCGCGGAGTACGATCCCGACTCGGCGATCGTCGTCACCGACAGCGCCGAGGACGAACGCCTCGTCCCGATCGTCGAGAGCCGCGTCCCCGTCGACTCCGTCGATCGCGTGGTCGTTCGGCAGGCCAGGGACCTCGAATCGACCTACTACCTGATGAAGCAGTTCCTCGCCGACGAAGAGCTACGCCAGACGACGCTGGTCCCGCTGGGGACCGCGCTGCTCGTCTTCCCGGCGCTGGCGGTGTTCGCCGGCCCCGCGGTGGCGGCCGCGACGATCGCGACCGTGATCGGCCTCTTCCTCCTCTACAAGGGCCTCGGCGTCGACGAACTCCTCGCGCGCGCGGCCCGGCAGGCCCAGAACGCGCTCTACTCCGGACAGGTCTCCGTCGTCACCTACGTCGTCGCTGCTGGGCTCACCCTCGTGGGCGTGTTCGCCGGTGCGCTCGGCATCTCCGCCCAGCCCGAGACCGAGGGCGTTCTCTTGCCGGTGATGCGCTTCGCCTACGACGCCGTACCGTGGCTCGCGATGGCCGCGCTCACCGCCTCCACGGGCCGGCTGCTCGACGAGGTCCTCCGGGACGACGGGATCCGGACGTCCTACCTCAATCTGCCCTTCGTCGCGCTCGCCGTCGCCCTGGTCGTCCGCGGGTTCTCGGCGTACTTCCTCGAGGAGGCCGGGACGCTGGGGCCACTCGAGATCCCCCGGCTCGAACTCGGCGTCCTGACCGTCGAGCCGTTCGTCCTCGAGGCCGGCCAGCGCCTCGCGCTCTACGTGGTCTCGGGCGTCGTCGTGAGCCTGATCGGCGTCCGGATCGCGGCGTACCTCGGCGGGGGCGACTTCCCCGGCGTGGACCTCGAAGCTGCGCCGGACGGCGGCGACGGGACGGCGGATCGCGACGGCGACGCCGAGAGCGAGACGGGTTGA
- a CDS encoding sugar phosphate isomerase/epimerase gives MDSRTIGVQSVVFGDRKLSAVLDELDDADVDVLELWGDHLSPNDHGATVAASVAALKATMVDVRGYGVVDVEEPEDVEDHVAFADRLEADYVTVNYPPMRDDVTAELLEQAEAYDVDVAIHNYSSVHHDDTSQVFSSLAEVQDVLERNPHDRLGACVDTGHFLVEDVDPADVIESLGDRIVTVHLKDTSEAAIEDVPGAGELELETVLDLLDAHADPDVPLIVEYELDPEEAVADLREAVANVERALASRP, from the coding sequence ATGGATTCGCGTACGATTGGGGTCCAGAGCGTCGTGTTCGGGGACCGCAAGCTCTCGGCAGTCCTCGACGAACTGGACGACGCCGACGTCGACGTACTGGAGCTCTGGGGGGACCACCTCTCGCCGAACGACCACGGCGCGACCGTGGCGGCGAGCGTCGCGGCGCTGAAAGCGACGATGGTCGACGTTCGAGGCTACGGCGTCGTCGACGTCGAGGAGCCCGAGGACGTCGAGGACCACGTCGCGTTCGCCGATCGCCTCGAGGCCGACTACGTCACGGTGAACTACCCGCCGATGCGCGACGACGTGACGGCCGAACTCCTCGAGCAGGCGGAGGCCTACGACGTCGACGTCGCGATTCACAACTACTCCTCGGTCCACCACGACGACACCTCGCAGGTCTTCTCCTCGCTCGCGGAGGTCCAGGACGTGCTGGAGCGGAACCCGCACGACCGACTGGGCGCCTGCGTGGACACCGGCCACTTCCTCGTCGAGGACGTGGATCCCGCGGACGTGATCGAGTCGCTCGGGGACCGGATCGTCACCGTGCACCTGAAGGACACCAGCGAAGCCGCGATCGAGGACGTGCCGGGCGCCGGCGAACTCGAACTCGAGACCGTGCTCGACCTGCTCGACGCCCACGCCGATCCGGACGTGCCGCTGATCGTCGAGTACGAACTCGATCCCGAGGAGGCGGTGGCCGACCTCCGAGAGGCAGTGGCGAACGTCGAGCGCGCGCTGGCGTCCCGACCGTAG
- a CDS encoding SOS response-associated peptidase has protein sequence MCGRFTIFANAGELGERFSVDVPAEYAPRYNVAPSQSVPVIGNDAPEQLQFRTWGLLPSWADDPSEHGYVNARAETVEDKPSFRTAVRRRRCLVPADGFYEWTGDRGSRQPYRIAFEDDRLFAMAGIWERWEGPVQQTGLDDFAGGETAADAADEPRTEVRETVAILTTDSTGPVADLHDRMPVIFPRDREREWLDADDPEERADLLQPFAAPDFQAYRVSRAVNDPSNDSPDLLEPVSG, from the coding sequence ATGTGCGGTCGCTTCACGATCTTCGCGAACGCGGGCGAACTCGGCGAGCGCTTCTCGGTGGACGTCCCCGCGGAGTACGCGCCGCGGTACAACGTCGCGCCGAGCCAGTCCGTGCCCGTGATCGGCAACGACGCCCCCGAGCAGCTCCAGTTCCGCACCTGGGGCCTGCTGCCGAGCTGGGCCGACGACCCCAGCGAGCACGGGTACGTCAATGCTCGCGCCGAGACGGTCGAGGACAAACCCTCCTTCCGGACTGCGGTCCGACGTCGCCGCTGCCTCGTCCCCGCGGACGGCTTCTACGAGTGGACCGGCGACCGGGGCAGCCGCCAGCCCTACCGCATCGCGTTCGAGGACGACCGACTGTTCGCGATGGCCGGGATCTGGGAGCGCTGGGAGGGGCCGGTCCAGCAGACGGGGCTCGACGACTTCGCAGGTGGCGAAACCGCGGCCGACGCTGCCGACGAACCGCGGACGGAGGTCCGCGAGACGGTCGCGATCCTCACCACGGATTCCACCGGCCCGGTCGCCGACCTCCACGACCGGATGCCGGTAATCTTCCCACGAGACCGAGAACGGGAGTGGCTCGACGCTGACGACCCCGAGGAGCGGGCCGACCTCCTCCAGCCCTTCGCTGCACCCGACTTCCAGGCATACCGCGTCTCGAGGGCCGTCAACGATCCGAGCAACGACAGCCCGGACCTCCTCGAACCGGTGAGCGGGTGA
- the thsB gene encoding thermosome subunit beta, whose translation MQQGQPMIVMSEDSQRVKDEDAQDYNIAAAQAVAEAVRSTLGPKGMDKMLVSSMGDVTVTNDGVTILQEMDIDNPTAEMIVEVAETQEDEAGDGTTTAVAIAGELLKNAEDLLEQDIHPTAIIKGFHLASEQARAEIDDVALEVDPGDEDLLRSVAETSMTGKGAELNKEHLADLIVRAVQAVTIEADDGSNVVDLEFLKTETQTGSAADESALLEGAIVDKDPVHDNMPTEVEDANILLLDSPIEVEETDVDTSVNVSDPDKLQQFLDREEEQLKEMVDQIADTGADVVLCQKGIDDLAQHYLAKEGILAVRRVKKSDVEFLREVLGASIVSDLDDATADALGHGDVVRDSEDEAFHVTGSGESHGVTLLLRGSTDHVVDELERGVSDALEVVAQTVSDGRVLAGGGATEVEVARRLRDYADSVSGREQLAVEAFADALELVPRVLAENSGLDPIDTLVDLRAAHDDGDVRAGLNVFSGDVVDTFDAGVAEPAHAKQQAVSAATESANLVLKIDDIISAGDLSTEGEEDEGAGGPGGGMGGMGGMGGMGGAM comes from the coding sequence ATGCAACAGGGACAGCCGATGATCGTCATGTCGGAGGACTCCCAGCGCGTCAAGGACGAGGACGCGCAGGACTACAACATCGCCGCCGCGCAGGCCGTCGCGGAGGCCGTCCGCTCCACACTCGGCCCGAAGGGAATGGACAAGATGCTCGTCTCCTCGATGGGCGACGTCACCGTCACGAACGACGGCGTCACCATCCTCCAGGAGATGGACATCGACAACCCGACGGCGGAGATGATCGTCGAGGTCGCAGAGACCCAGGAGGACGAGGCCGGCGACGGCACGACGACCGCCGTCGCGATCGCGGGTGAACTCCTCAAGAACGCCGAGGACCTCCTCGAGCAGGACATCCACCCGACCGCGATCATCAAGGGCTTCCACCTCGCCAGCGAGCAGGCCCGCGCCGAGATCGACGACGTGGCCCTGGAAGTCGACCCCGGCGACGAGGACCTGCTGCGCTCCGTCGCCGAGACGTCGATGACCGGCAAGGGCGCGGAGCTCAACAAGGAGCACCTCGCCGACCTCATCGTCCGCGCGGTCCAGGCCGTCACGATCGAGGCCGACGACGGCTCGAACGTCGTCGACCTCGAGTTCCTCAAGACGGAGACCCAGACTGGCTCTGCCGCCGACGAGTCCGCACTCCTCGAGGGTGCCATCGTGGACAAGGACCCCGTCCACGACAACATGCCGACCGAGGTCGAGGACGCCAACATTCTCCTGCTGGACTCCCCGATCGAGGTCGAGGAGACCGACGTCGACACCTCCGTCAACGTCTCCGACCCCGACAAACTCCAGCAGTTCCTCGACCGCGAGGAGGAGCAGCTCAAGGAGATGGTCGACCAGATCGCCGACACTGGCGCGGACGTCGTGCTCTGCCAGAAGGGCATCGACGACCTCGCCCAGCACTACCTCGCGAAGGAGGGCATCCTCGCGGTCCGCCGCGTGAAGAAGTCGGACGTCGAGTTCCTGCGTGAGGTGCTCGGCGCCTCGATCGTCTCCGATCTCGACGACGCCACGGCCGACGCGCTCGGCCACGGCGACGTCGTCCGCGACAGCGAGGACGAGGCGTTCCACGTGACGGGCTCCGGCGAGTCCCACGGCGTCACCCTCCTCCTGCGTGGCTCCACCGATCACGTCGTCGACGAACTCGAGCGCGGCGTCTCCGACGCTCTCGAGGTCGTTGCCCAGACCGTCTCCGACGGCCGCGTGCTCGCCGGCGGCGGCGCGACCGAGGTCGAGGTCGCCCGACGCCTGCGCGACTACGCCGACTCCGTCTCCGGCCGCGAGCAGCTCGCCGTCGAGGCGTTCGCCGACGCGCTCGAACTCGTCCCCCGCGTGCTCGCGGAGAACTCCGGGCTCGACCCCATCGACACCCTCGTCGACCTCCGCGCGGCTCACGACGACGGTGACGTCCGCGCCGGCCTGAACGTCTTCTCCGGCGACGTCGTCGACACGTTCGACGCCGGCGTCGCGGAGCCGGCCCACGCCAAGCAGCAGGCCGTCTCCGCTGCCACCGAGTCCGCGAACCTCGTGCTGAAGATCGACGACATCATCTCCGCCGGCGACCTCTCCACCGAAGGCGAAGAGGACGAGGGCGCTGGCGGTCCCGGCGGCGGCATGGGCGGCATGGGCGGTATGGGTGGCATGGGCGGCGCGATGTAA
- a CDS encoding universal stress protein: MHFVVCVDGSEQSDRALEHAADLVDATDGSLTVVHVVEPKVYEQAGEGPISTRSEGEKSLVLEGIEDAENRGEEVLEEAREAVPFEVEDVLLYGDADDAIAQYVETREGIDGVIVGHRMVSERRREMLGSVARGLIELSPVPVTVVRE; encoded by the coding sequence ATGCACTTCGTCGTCTGCGTCGACGGGTCCGAGCAGAGTGATCGCGCACTCGAACACGCTGCGGACCTGGTGGACGCCACGGACGGATCGCTGACGGTCGTCCACGTCGTCGAGCCGAAGGTGTACGAGCAGGCGGGCGAGGGGCCGATCTCGACCCGCTCGGAGGGCGAGAAGTCCCTCGTCCTCGAGGGGATCGAGGACGCCGAGAACCGCGGCGAGGAGGTCCTCGAGGAGGCCCGGGAGGCCGTTCCGTTCGAGGTCGAGGACGTGTTGCTGTACGGCGACGCCGACGACGCGATCGCCCAGTACGTCGAGACCCGCGAGGGGATCGACGGCGTCATCGTCGGCCACAGGATGGTGAGCGAACGGCGTCGCGAGATGCTTGGCAGCGTCGCCCGGGGGCTCATCGAACTCTCGCCGGTTCCGGTGACGGTCGTCAGGGAGTGA
- a CDS encoding methyltransferase domain-containing protein: protein MLPGGAPSGRAASSLGDAEFLARTDHRVAVLAALADGPKSRRELEALADVSRTTVGRTLTAMAHREWVERDGDRFEATPLGEFVADSIVSLLDDLETTRRLRDVWELLPVDEEGFDVVLSNGVINLSPEKGTVFAEANRVLRSGGRLAISDIISETTMPDSIKTDADLWAACIGGAMQINTYREAIEAVGLDVVEVRENPLYEFTSDRARGACEKYGVKSVSLGALHH, encoded by the coding sequence ATGCTACCGGGTGGCGCACCATCCGGCCGGGCAGCGTCGTCGCTCGGTGACGCAGAGTTTCTCGCCCGAACCGATCACCGTGTCGCGGTACTCGCGGCCCTCGCAGACGGGCCGAAGAGCAGGCGAGAGCTCGAGGCCCTCGCGGACGTTTCGCGCACGACGGTCGGACGGACGCTGACGGCGATGGCGCACCGTGAGTGGGTCGAGCGCGACGGCGATCGCTTCGAAGCGACGCCACTGGGCGAGTTCGTGGCCGACTCGATCGTGTCCCTGCTCGACGACCTCGAGACGACACGACGGCTTCGGGACGTCTGGGAACTGCTTCCGGTCGACGAGGAGGGATTCGACGTCGTGCTCTCCAACGGCGTCATCAACCTCTCCCCTGAGAAGGGGACCGTCTTCGCGGAAGCGAACCGCGTGCTCCGCTCCGGCGGCAGACTGGCGATCTCCGACATCATCAGCGAGACGACGATGCCGGACAGCATCAAGACGGACGCCGACCTCTGGGCGGCCTGCATCGGCGGCGCCATGCAGATCAACACGTACCGCGAGGCGATCGAAGCCGTGGGCCTCGACGTCGTGGAGGTTCGCGAGAACCCCCTGTACGAGTTCACGTCGGATCGGGCTCGTGGCGCCTGCGAGAAGTACGGCGTGAAGAGCGTCTCGCTCGGGGCGTTGCATCACTGA
- a CDS encoding NAD(P)-dependent oxidoreductase, with amino-acid sequence MAVQRVAVTGGNGNIGEAILRELADHGYETVNLARGKRREAVSDEYQSIDLLDAGAVYGSLARTGVDAAIHMGTIPSPSRNPGHETYRSNVQSAYHVLEAAEALGIGRVVVPSSVNVMGAAFQDAKIEVEYLPVDEEHPVTPRDPYAVAKHAMEVTADGVARRPDGPTIASLRYPWVADGDDLRSAFEEWSTDLAAMRGERSRTTRDVLFSYLHLKDAASVARRALEADIDGHERFWAVASDTCVRTDSERLVEEFFDHAERREPITGTDPLVTTAKAERLLDWEPGWSWRAD; translated from the coding sequence ATGGCAGTCCAGCGGGTCGCCGTCACCGGAGGGAACGGGAACATCGGCGAGGCGATCCTCCGGGAGTTGGCCGACCACGGCTACGAGACCGTGAACCTCGCTCGCGGGAAGCGACGGGAGGCGGTCTCCGACGAGTACCAGTCGATCGATCTGCTCGACGCCGGCGCCGTCTACGGGTCGCTCGCTCGAACCGGCGTCGACGCAGCGATCCACATGGGGACGATCCCGAGTCCGTCGCGCAACCCCGGCCACGAGACCTACCGGTCGAACGTCCAGTCGGCCTACCACGTGCTGGAGGCCGCCGAGGCCCTGGGAATCGGCCGGGTCGTCGTTCCCTCCAGCGTGAACGTGATGGGCGCAGCCTTTCAGGACGCGAAGATCGAAGTCGAGTATCTCCCGGTCGACGAGGAACACCCGGTCACCCCGCGGGATCCCTACGCCGTCGCGAAGCACGCGATGGAGGTCACCGCCGACGGCGTCGCGCGCCGTCCCGACGGCCCGACGATCGCGTCGCTGCGCTACCCCTGGGTGGCAGACGGCGACGACCTTCGGTCCGCGTTCGAGGAGTGGTCGACCGATCTTGCCGCGATGCGCGGCGAGCGATCGCGCACGACTCGGGACGTCCTCTTCTCGTACCTCCACCTCAAGGACGCCGCGTCGGTCGCCCGACGGGCACTAGAGGCCGACATCGACGGCCACGAGCGGTTCTGGGCCGTCGCCAGCGACACCTGCGTCCGCACCGACAGCGAGCGACTCGTCGAAGAATTCTTCGACCACGCCGAGCGTCGGGAACCGATCACGGGCACCGACCCGCTCGTGACGACCGCGAAGGCCGAGCGGCTGCTCGACTGGGAGCCCGGCTGGTCCTGGCGAGCGGACTGA